One genomic region from Papaver somniferum cultivar HN1 unplaced genomic scaffold, ASM357369v1 unplaced-scaffold_24, whole genome shotgun sequence encodes:
- the LOC113341079 gene encoding MLP-like protein 43 isoform X2: MAQIHKLEGEFVAKYHAAKLYNMMTSGAPSLPKYLPHIIHKCQVLPEYGEIRLGSVFVWDYIIEGNSSTVTTKEKVTAVDHKNMSITCTVFEGDLTIGYPSFALTLHVTPILGGGSNKSTVKWSMEYEKENEHVPTPTPFLEFLETFFKELDVKLLEESQKGLISK; encoded by the exons ATGGCTCAAATTCATAAGCTTGAAGGTGAATTTGTAGCCAAGTATCATGCTGCTAAGTTATACAACATGATGACTAGTGGTGCACCTAGTCTTCCGAAATATCTTCCTCATATAATCCACAAGTGCCAAGTTCTCCCCGAATATGGGGAAATTCGTTTGGGTAGTGTTTTTGTTTGGGACTACATAATAG AGGGAAATTCTTCTACTGTCACGACCAAAGAAAAGGTAACAGCGGTGGACCATAAAAATATGTCAATAACTTGCACAGTCTTTGAAGGAGATCTTACAATTGGTTACCCAAGTTTTGCTCTCACACTTCATGTTACTCCAATCCTGGGGGGAGGGAGTAATAAAAGCACGGTGAAATGGTCAATGGAGTATGAGAAAGAGAATGAGCATGTTCCTACTCCAACTCCCTTCTTGGAGTTTTTGGAAACATTTTTTAAGGAGTTGGATGTTAAGTTGCTAGAGGAATCCCAGAAAGGATTGATTTCAAAATGA
- the LOC113341079 gene encoding MLP-like protein 43 isoform X1, with amino-acid sequence MAQIHKLEGEFVAKYHAAKLYNMMTSGAPSLPKYLPHIIHKCQVLPEYGEIRLGSVFVWDYIIAAEGNSSTVTTKEKVTAVDHKNMSITCTVFEGDLTIGYPSFALTLHVTPILGGGSNKSTVKWSMEYEKENEHVPTPTPFLEFLETFFKELDVKLLEESQKGLISK; translated from the exons ATGGCTCAAATTCATAAGCTTGAAGGTGAATTTGTAGCCAAGTATCATGCTGCTAAGTTATACAACATGATGACTAGTGGTGCACCTAGTCTTCCGAAATATCTTCCTCATATAATCCACAAGTGCCAAGTTCTCCCCGAATATGGGGAAATTCGTTTGGGTAGTGTTTTTGTTTGGGACTACATAATAG CTGCAGAGGGAAATTCTTCTACTGTCACGACCAAAGAAAAGGTAACAGCGGTGGACCATAAAAATATGTCAATAACTTGCACAGTCTTTGAAGGAGATCTTACAATTGGTTACCCAAGTTTTGCTCTCACACTTCATGTTACTCCAATCCTGGGGGGAGGGAGTAATAAAAGCACGGTGAAATGGTCAATGGAGTATGAGAAAGAGAATGAGCATGTTCCTACTCCAACTCCCTTCTTGGAGTTTTTGGAAACATTTTTTAAGGAGTTGGATGTTAAGTTGCTAGAGGAATCCCAGAAAGGATTGATTTCAAAATGA